The following is a genomic window from Mya arenaria isolate MELC-2E11 chromosome 4, ASM2691426v1.
GACTACTGTAAGACTGCTGTAGGGCTGCTGTAAGGCTTCTGTAAGGCTACTGTAAGACTGCTGTAAGACTGCTGTAAGGATTTTGTGATACTGCTGTAAGGCTGCTGTAAGGCTGCTGTAAGGCTGCTGTAAGACTGCTGTAAGACTGCTGTAAGACTACTGTAAGACTGCTGTAGGGCTGCTGTAAGGCTGCTGTAAGACTGCTGTAAGACTGCTGTAAGACTGCTGTAAGACTTCTGTAAGGATTCTGTGATACTGCTGTAAGGCTGCTGTAAGGCTGCTGTAAGGCTTCTGTAAGGCTACTGTAAGACTGCTGTAAGACTGCTGTAAGACTGCTGTAAGGATTCTGTGATACTGCTGTAAGGCTGCTGTAAGGCTGCTGTAAGGCTGCTGTAAGACTGCTGTAAGACTGCTGTAAGACTGCTGTAAGACTGCTGTAAGACTTCTGTAAGGATTCTGTGATACTGCTGTAAGGCTGCTGTAAGGCTGCTGTAAGGATTCTGTGATACTGCTGTAAGACTGCTGTAAGACTGCTGTAAGACTGCTGTAAGGATTCTGTGATACTGCTGTAAGGCTGCTGTAAGGCTGCTGTAAGACTgctgtaagactgctgaaaGGCTGCTGAAAGACTGCTGTAAGGATTCTGTGATACTGCTGTAAGGCTGCTGTAGGGCTGCTGAAAGGCTGCTGTAAGACTgctgtaagactgctgaaaGGCTGCTGAAAGACTGCTGTAAGACTGCTGTAAGGCTACTGTAAGACTGCTGTGAGACTGTTGTAAGGCGGCTGCTGTAAGACTGCTGTAAGACTGCTGTAAGGATTCTGTGATACTGCTGTAAGGCTGCTGTAGGGCTGCTGAAAGGCTGCTGTAAGACTGCTGTAAGGCTGCTGTAAGACTGCTGTAAGACTGCTGTAAGGCTTCTGTGATACTGCTGTAAGACTGCTGTAAGGCTACTGTAAGACTGCTGTAAGACTTCTGTAAGGCTTCTGTGATACTGCTGTAAGGCTGCTGTAAGGCTTCTGTGATACTGCTGTAAGGCTGCTGTAAGACTGCTGTAAGACTGCTGTAAGACTGCTGTAAGGCTGCTGTAAGACTGCTGTAAGACTGCTGTAAGACTGCTGTAAGACTGCTGTAAGACTGCTGTAAGACTGCTGTAAGGCTGCTGTAAGACTGCTGTAAGACTGCTGTAAGGCTTCTGTGATACTGCTGTAAGGCTGCTGTAAGACTGCAGTAAGGTTGGTGTAAGGCTGCTGTAAGGCTACTGTAAGACTGCTGTAAGGTTGGTGTAAGACTGCTGTAAGGCTTCTGTGATACTGCTGTAAGGCTGCTGTAAGACTGCTGTAAGGTTGGTGTAAGGCTGCTGTAAGGCTACTGTAAGACTGCTGTAAGACTGCTGTAAGGTTGGTGTAAGACTGCTGTAAGGCTTCTGTGATACTGCTGTAAGGCTGCTGTAAGACTGCTGTAAGGCTTCTGTGATACTGCTGTAAGGCTACTGTAAGACTGCTGTAAGACTGCTGTAAGGCGGCTGCTGTAAGACTGCTGTAAGGCTTCTGTGATACTGCTGTAAGGCTGCTGTAAGGCTGCTGTAAGACTACTGTAAGACTGCTGTAAGGCTTCTGTGATACTGCTGTAGGGCTGCTGTAGGGCTGCTGAAAGGCTGCTGTAAGACTgctgtaagactgctgaaaGGCTGCTGAAAGACTGCTGTAAGACTGCTGTAAGGCTACTGTAAGACTGCTGTAAGGCTTCTGTGATACTGATGTAAGGCTGCTGTAAGGCTGCTGTAAGATTGCTGTAAGACTGCTGTAAGGCTTCTGTGATACTGTTGTAAGGCTTCTGTAGGGCTGCTGAAACGCTGCTGTAAGACTGCTGTAAGACTGCTGTAAGACTgctgtaagactgctgaaaGGCTGCTGAAAGACTGCTGTAAGACTGCTGTAAGACTGCTGTAAGGCTTCTGTAATACTGCTGTAAGACTGCTGTAAGGCTTCTGTAAGACTGCTGTAAGACTGCTGTAAGACTGCTGTAAGACTGCTGTAAGACTGCTGTAAGACTGCTGTAAGGCTTCTGTAAGACTGCTGTAAGGCTGCTGTAGGGCTGCTGTAAGGCTACTGTTAGACTGTGCTGTAAGACTGATGTAAGGCATATGTGATACTGCTGTAAAACTGCTGTAAGGCTTCTGTAAGACTGCTGCTGTAAGACTGCTGTAAGACTGCTGTAAGACTGCTGTAAGACTTCTGTAAGGCTTTTGTGATACTGCTGTAAGGCTGCTGTACGACTGTTCTAAGGCTGCTGTAAGGCTATTGTTAGACTGCTGTAAGACTACTGTAAGACTGCTGCTGTAAGACTGCTGTAAGGCTTCTGTGATACTGCTGTAAGACTGCTGTAAGGCTTCTGTAAGACTGCTGCTGTAAGACTGCTGTAAGACTTCTGTAAGGCTTCTGTGATACTGCTGTAAAGCTGGTGTAAGACTGCTGTAAGGCTGTTGTAAGGCTACTGTTAGACTGCTGTAAGACTACTGTAAGACTGCTGCTGTAAGACTGCTGTAAGGCTTCTGTGATACTGCTGTAAGGCTGCTGTAAGACTGCTGTAAGGTTGGTGTAAGGCTGCTGTAAGGCTACTGTTCGACTGCTGTAAGACTGCTGTGATACTGCTGTAAGGCTGCTGTAAGACTGCTGTAAGGCTGCTGTAAGGCTGCTGTAATGCTTCTGTTAGAGCTGTAAGACTGCTGTAACGCTTCTGTGATACTGCTGTAAGGCCGCTGTAAGACTGCTGCAAGACTGCTGTAAGGCTGCTATAAGACTGCTGTAAGGCTGCTGTAAGACTGCTGTAACGCTACTGTTAGACTGCTGTAAGACTGCTGTAATGCTGCTGTAAGACTGCTGTAAGGCGGCTGCTGTATGACTGCTGTAAGGCTGCTGTAAGACCGCTGTAAGGCTGCTGTAAGACTGCTGTAATGCTGCTGTAAGACTGCTGTAAGGCGGCTGCTGTAAGACGGCTGTATGACTGCTGTAAGGCTGCTGTATGACTGCTGTAAGGCTTCTGTAAGACTGCTGTATGAATACTGTAAGACTACTGTAAGACTGCTGTAAGGCTACTGTAAGGCTGCTGTAAGACTGCTGTAAGACTGCTGTAATGCTGCTGTTAGACTGCTGTAGGACTGCTGTAAGGCTACTGAAAGACTGTTGTAAGAATGCTGTAAGACTACTGTAAGACTGCTGTAGGGCTGCTGTAAGATTGATGTAACTGTAAGACTGCTGTAAGATTGCTGTAAGACTACTGTAAGGCTGCTGCTGTAAGACGGCTGTAAGATTGCTGTAATACTGCTGTAATACTTTTGTAAGGCTACTGTAAGACTGCTGTAGGGCTACTGTAAGACTGCTGTAAGGTTGTTGTTAGACTTCTGTAAGACTGCTGCTGTAAGACGGCTGTAAGATTGCTGTTATACTGCTGTAATACTGCTGTAAGGCTACTGTAAGATTGCTGTAGGGCTACTGTAAGACTGATGTAAGGCTACTGTAAGACTGCTATAAGGCTGCTGTAAGACTGCTGTAAGACTACTGTAAGACTGCTGTAAGGCTACTGTAAGATTGCTGTAGGGCTACTGTAAGACTGCTGTAAGGCTACTGTAAGACTGCTGTAAGGCTACTGTAAGATTGCTGTAAGGCTACTGTAAGACTGATGTAGGGCTACTGTAAGACTGATGTAAGGCTACTGTAAGACTGCTATAAGGCTGCTGTAAGACTGCTGTAAGACTAatgtaagactgctgtaagGCTACTGTAAGACTGCTGTAAGACTACTGTAAGACtgatgtaagactgctgtaagACTGCTGTAAGGCTGCTGTAAGATTGCTGTAAGGCTACTGTAAGACTGCTGTAAGGCTGCTGTAAGGCTACTGTAAGACTACTGTAAGGCTACTGTAAGACTGCTGTAAGACTACTGTAAGGCTACTGTAAGATTGCTGTAAGGCTACTGTAAGACTGCTGTAAGGCTGCTGTAAGGCTACTGTAAGACTACTGTAAGGCTGCTGTAAGACtgatgtaagactgctgtaagACTGCTGTAAGACTGATGTAGGGCTGCTGTAAGACTGCTGCTGTAAGACTGCTGTAAGACTACTGTAAGGCTGCTGTAAGGCTGCTGTAAGACTGCTATATCGGGATAACAAACCTACTCTTTTGATTCTACTTGAAACTTAGGTGTATCATTTAAGCAACAGATGTAAACGGTGCAATGCAAAGCAAACCCGTTGACATAACTGTCCGTGCGAAATTAACTTCTGTCTCCTTGCCGTGCTCAGCGGGAGCGTCGGATTAGCCACAAGTCCTCCCTGCTATGCAAGCAGAAAACCGCCTCTATCTGTCTTAAATTAGGACCTGTCAAACTGATCAAGATCTTACAATATACAGCTTTTACATCGTATTATCATCTTATTAAGTTTCAACTCGTTTGTCCGTTTGTTGCGGGATTTGCGAACACTTTGGTCCCGTTCTTGCAAGATACTGCCGTGCTGTTGCATGACGGGATGGCAGCCGAGTTGCCCGGATGATCTCACACACCGGACTGGGCAATGTCGACTGGTATTTGTTTGGTTTTGATATATTGGGTATCAGATGTGTTGGTAGAGATTTCTACAGATTTTGTAGCTTATCTGTATGATTACACAGTGATATAGtttcactgaaaacaaacaaggaATTCAAACAAAATGGATGCATCCTTTATCAACAAGACGACGAGCTTGGTGCGAATCTCTCTATGCAGTGCTCCGTTTGAGTCGAACGTCGACCGTAGACAATAAGTATTCCCAAAAATGACTGTTCACAGTTTCTgggatatatatttttcatttttcaaacatttagaaCTAACTTGCTATATGCTTCGTAAACCGTAAACTCgtttaaaacaatgtatttaattatatgcTGGTAATTCGGatttaataatatacatttttcgAACAATGTAAATGACTTTTCCGTTATAGCATATGCTTCGTTCTCACTCATTCTATTTACCGACGTGCCAGTTCATCTGATACACATGAAGCTGGAAAACTGTTGACGAACCAGTCTTTCCAGAATTAGTTATGTAAATAAGTGCTCCATGGCAGCAGTGCCCTGCAAATTCAAGCCGTTCAACTCTTTCCAATTAAAGGCTCCATTATTCTCAATTAAATATAACTGGCATAATAACCCTTCTCATGTCTTTATTTACTTCAAGAACTTCGCGTGCCGGTGTTTGTTCTTTGCAAACCGGACAAAAAGGTCGTGGGCTTTTGttgaattatgaaatatattgtacataGAGCTCTTTTTATCGTGAGGAATATTAAAATTGTGTGTTCAAATATTAATAAGTACCATAAATATTGTCGTCTGTTGGGAAGCCACCTGCCGGGAGCGTGCGGACAATTAGCGCCATTGCCACACTCATTTGCACAATGATAATTTGATACGACGTCATTATTTGGGTTGGGAAGATAGACGAAGCGTATCTGCTATGAAAAACATATTCACAATAGAGGTTTgccatatttattattttgctttttggggtgggggtgggcAAGAACTTTTCAAGCAATGCGTACAGTAATACAATATATTCTCATAATATGCTCTGAGCCATATAAACGTAATTGTGAAGCCTTCAGCATTTTATGTATTAATGCAAACTGATAGCTTTTATATATACGTAATGTATGGTATCTGAAATAGCCATAATCGTCGTACTAATACCCATTTCATATCCGCAGGATAACACGGTATTTTCGCGGATCATACTCGGCAAACAATGAACGACTTTGAAAGTAGGTCTGTTCACGACACGTCAGTTCAGTGGAAGAGAAGGCAAACACAAGGTACAAGTTCTCATGTGAATAAAGGCAAACAAGTTGATACTGTCTTAAATAGGGACGCGACCTGTCTTGATGAGTTAATCGGAGGATCCATGGTAAGCCAGATATATGAGAGTGCACGATGTGAGCGGCCCGGGGCCATGACAAGTGGGATCCCAGGGTTGATGGTTGCCGTCCCGTCATGACAGATCAGCCACCCGCCAACTACCCCACCGGGATAGCCATAAATACTGAAATCTCAAACAGTATCTGGTAAATGAATAATGTATCATGTGCAAATAGATGTTTAACGTGAAAACATGTATCTCTAACTACTCTCGCGGGACATATCCCATTTCTGGCGTATgcacatgtgtgtgtgtgtggagtAATATGACATGCGCCTCCCACTCCCCTGTATTCAATGGCAAGCACACATTTCCGAAAATTGATTTCAGCAATGTTATGAACATCTTGACAATCCCTGACCTGTAAACACCTCTAATTTATTCTTATATACAGCTTGCCTATAACATTTTTGAGAAAGTGGCACAATGCAACATATCTTATTGAATTGGACGGGAAAATGCAAACGCAACACCCTGAAGAAAATATCTAAACAATGTTTGCACACGTTGCGCTGACATTTTTGCCTATAAATTTtagattttgtaaaaaaaaatcttgccGTATAGATTATAATGTTGCTTTGTTTCTAGAGGCGGCTAGCAGCCCATGTGATGCTTCAACGAGGAGGACCAGGGCATGGCACAAGGACTGCGGGCTGGCACGGTTTGGCTGACACTAACGCGATACCAGCATTAACATAAATGGTACATCAAACTCAAACTGTAGGTTACACATTTCATCAGTTTAAGTAACAGCAGAACAAAACTATCACATACCATAATTATGTGGCTTTTACCCCTGGAAGGAAATTGTCCTGAGACATCCGTTTCAACGCATAATATCTTCTTTGATAAGGGTTCACATGCAATGTTTTCTTTTGCAAAACGGCAATAACCTGGAATTATTTCATTTCCCAATTGCGTTTCCTTAAAAATAACGGTTACCATATAGCCGCATTACCTTACATGTtagaaatgatgaaaataaagtagaaaattgtgtttttaatcTGGCTTTACAATTCCGGCCCGTGTCGCGGAGAATTGCGACAGGTAATTTCCTAGAAGTCTAATCTCGTATGATCGGATTCTCGGGCCGTGCTGCGTTTGGGATAATTCCACCAATTAATCTTGAAACTCGACCTCAATACCCCTGATAAACACTGAAGTGGAACCTAAACCGGAAATGGCAATGACGTCAAGACACGTGCGTTCATGTGACCTTCATTGGGGCAGAACCAATCATTTGTGGGATTTTTTCTTCAACGACGCAACATTGTCGTCTGCAAAACTAAGTTTGAAGTAAATCTTTGAagtgcaggtgaaactataatcGATGATTCATAGAGAACATTATGGTCATAAATGATTAATGCTTCATGATTTATgtgatatttatgaaaacaaatacaaatgaaaacttTTGCGGGGAACCTTAGGACCAATGCAGGGAATAGAAGCACGGTGCGGTCCTAGATAACGAAGTAATTAATTAACACGCTGGTGAATTTGATAAATGATCTTAAGGTTAATCTATCTTTGCGTAAGTTTGTCAAATTGTCGTACTCCACTCTTTTATTAGTTAATTAGTTCATCAGCATGATTTCCTTCTTGATAAATACCGTTTTATGTAATAATACATTCATGagtttttgaattttgtttaaacagtatttattcataattaacataaaacacatttacaatatAACAAAAGTAAGGATCGGAAAACAAATTACTTAAAAAGTATGGTAATTCCTTTCCTAATGTGATTTAGTCAAATAAGCTGAAGTATATTTGCGGTCAAAAtgcaaagttttatttttttattttataaacgtCTTTTCCGAATCTATATTGATAAAGAAATTCAAAGAATCGCCATTAACGCCTCTGTCTCTACTCATTGAAGCCTGCAATCGATACTGATAGTGATATAACCGGCGCTTGTGAAAACGCAGGAACAAGTTTCTTTACtcagtaatacatattttaagaaaaataataaacctttaCCCTTGACCTAAACCCAAGTTGGAATAGCTACTGGCCAAGTGAAACCTGGAGTTATCCTGCGTACAAAACTTTTAAATTCAGGATAGAATGTTTTAGTATTGCGGTGTTCGAAAACCTCAGTGCACGGACAATCGTTTAGTCATTCATTTGTCTAATGACCAAACATTTCCATACACCGATGAACCGGAATTGTTAAatagtaaatgtttatatatacactCATTAGTTGCAAATTTACTACCTTAAAAAACGCCCCAAAACAAATAAACGTAGAATATACTCGACTGTTTAAACATCGGCATCGTCATTGATGTCACTGTCGCAGGCGTCGTTTTTGTGCTATCAGAGGAATTCCAAAGATCTTGCGTTCATCGGAATATGGAAGGAAGGGGAATTGTTCTTCAGATAACCCGTTGTCTGCTTATTGTGCACTAGTCAATTATTACCACGTAAACCCAACCTTCCCCCGCCCGGTCCGGGTGATAGCGGGGgtaatgggccgtgtttttatcttctaggcagtgccgggtgaatgcggtggttttgttttagCGCCGAATATAGCGAAGAATGGGCGGTGACTTTGTGCCGGGAAATATCTGTTCTTTGAAATGGTTTTGTCCGGAGTTTAACGAGATCTCGCGAGATATCATCTGTTACCTTATATAACCATAAATATACAGTAAACATAAACCGTAtgctttaaatatgtacattataaTAGGCCCTACCTAGGATGTAcccggggtgcgggggcatttggtggggatttaaCTAGCagttttacctgggattggctggaccgaaagtcaaagtccgcGCTATTCCCCGTAcctgtggggggggggcgtggttacaattggctggtgaATTTATGAGGACACAGTTGTTTAAACACTGTGTTTCATGACCTTGACATTCGATAGATTGTCCCCAACGCAATAAGGGGTCATACATGTGTCAAGAGCAATTTCAAAATGAAGTTGTATTATCGTAGGTAAaacctttttatgtttattgtacaGAAAGAGTTTTCAAATCAGTGTTTGTTGTGAACTTGCCCTATGACACATTCTGACCctaaataaaaggttttattcaGTGGTGGCGGACAACCTGCAGCTGAATGTTCACGGTATACGCTAAGCTATTTGGAGCTATTGTTGGGAcgaaattaataaatgaatgttgACCGTGGCCTTAAATTTTGATATGAAAGCAGCGTTCAGGAACTTGTATAGGGCAACCATCAACGCTTTCATTGTCCTAGATAAAACACATCGTAGTTTGTATTGGCACGTCTTACACCTAAAAGTGAAATTCCGTAGTACTGTATTAAGCCTTTACCAAGATATTATAAAGGcctattttcaaaactatttttctgtgacctttgacctactgagtcccatattttttttataaatgaagatGTTATGAAAAATATGGGTCATATGCTGCTTAAGGAGAGCATTCCGGTGGAGTCCCAAGTCCTATGTCAAACTTTATGGACAAAACATGAGTTACCGACCGATCGACAATTCAGAAGTTGCAGGCAGTTTCAATTTGATAATGATTCTCTTCCTCCGGGGATACAGCATTTCCATTTTAGGTAGTCTCTAATGTTtatggaccaaaaattagttttccatgtaatgcatctgaaaacacttgttttaatattgagGTCTTCAAAGAAGATAATTGAGCAGATATCaccatttgctgaagggttccagcttttggtatcttagttttaacactccttatattttgcaacactttattttgtcatacaaaaaaatgcattttacaaaaaatcatCGGCGAGTACCTTTAAGCAGGTTGATTCCTTTAAAATAGTATCGCCTATATGAATATAGAGATATTCATAGAACATAGTGAAAAAGCAAATAGTTCCATGGTTGACCTTTAACTAAAATgcctaaaacatattttactaaagaaaaaaatggtgacctacttttcaaaatatttttaaaaaatcaccaAAATAACGAAACTTCTGACAcagtttaacaaacaaataacagcTTCCAGTGGTTATGTTCATAACCATTAACGCGTATGATGCTAGAATGGAAAATGTTTTACCCAGAAACCGTTTATCAATTTTGAACGGCCCTGTACTTAAACCCTTCAAGTCAATTTGGTTcgtttaaaacatgaaatgtgATTGGTAACTTTTATTTGTTAAGGCGTTCTCTACGCAAAAATACgataaaaagtgaaaacatatTACTTAACTCGATACTGTGCTTAGAGGGTACCCGTGCTTTAAAAATTGTGAGAGAGGTTACctgtgatataaaaaaaacaatagtaaAAAGGTATCCCGTGCCGCAGCAAAACCGAAAGTAGGgtgttttgatgaattttacacatattttagACTATTAATTGCCATAAATTTGTATAGATATGATTAACAATTGaatacatgttatatgtatGGTGTGTACATAATCAAACCAGTGGTTCATTTAAGCCCGCAGAACATGCAGAGGCGGTGGGCGAGGCAAGACATATCGATATTGTGTAGCTTATTGTGGAGTTGCGGTAATTTAAAAGTGGGCACTTTACAAAAAAGACATAGCTATAACATTCTAGTGTTCCGAGGTATACTTCTTTTGCACATGACATACCTCCTTTGATCAGTAGAATGAACATTAACTGGAGTGTTGTCTATTGCCTTTTTCAGCAGAGAATGACCGGTGCATGTGCAAAAAGGGTACCGTTTCAGTAGATTTCGCAGTGGATACTGATATGGATACGCACTTGGTCTTGCTGACGTCTGATTCAAACCTGATCGTATTCTACCTTTCTCGTGTGTCCCTTTCCGAAGTTAGTGTAAAGTCGAAAGGATTGCAGTTCGTTGATTGACGCGTTCTTTTATCGTTAATATTAGCAAACTTAAATACGTCGGCAAGAATCAAGTCGTTTTTTGAAGTCAGTGCAACTGACGTCATTATCTATCATAGaataattgcaaattaaaaTCTCTCGTGATCAAATGTTCAAAGAGGTTAAACTACCGATTCCAAAGTCATATTATGATGTTGAAATATGACATCAATATGACaacgaaatataaaaacaatagaggatatttgttgatttcagtgtcagagcgtattttatttcacggatgtcgaagaaaaacatattttcacgaaaAGCTCTGTGTCTTTTATGCCTATTTTCAGAGTTGATTTCGtactataatttattttttataaatacctCCTTTTTTAAAGAGTGTTTGCTACGCCGCTACCTGTGGGACGCCCCTCATGCATAGTTTTGATCGCTGATGCCGTAGTTATCATTCGGCTCACGGAGAAATAGTTCTCCAAGAGCTTTGTTTATAGCTTATTATTTACTCGTGTttcagtgcaaacattttatgatttttcatcatttatcttttatttaagaTTCTATGTTCCAAGTTAGAACAGTTAATGCACGAAAGTATCTTTAGATTGATCAGGGCATGAATTCAGGACCAAATTACACTTAGTAAATGTACATTGGAAAGGTCGAACGTGTAacgaaaacaaatgtgaattaattttgaatttaaacagtTTTCGAAGATTTTGAGTTTgcttcatgatacatggattgAAGATGGGTCGTTTTCCAGATACAGAGTGAAACTCGCGCTTGGTTGTAAACAAAAATTCATAGACTTGgatggattttaaaaatatatcagttcATTCATGTGTGcattttccgggaagttcgtacTACAAAGTCATACAGTGCAAAACTATATAGACTAGGAttaccattttctaataaacggcTAAGTTAGTAAGTTAGTTATTGGTCGGATCacctattttatttttataacatattagTTTATCctgattttcttttaaaaaaaataattaattcatcatttaagccatcaaatttcatcatttatttcACCATTTAAGCCTGTTCTAAAAGTcccatattttttatgaatgaagATGTATTGAAAACGGTGTATGAGTTGGTAAAAAACTTGCCAAGACATTTGTGTCCTTGCGCTATGATTTGCCCGTTATAAATCTAGTTTTGCGAGGTCTGACTTTGAGAATAGTCTTAGTTTTTCTAGATGATATTTTGGTAATGGGAATATCCTTCGAGGACCATCTCCTCAACTCAAAGCAAGTCATGCAGTGTTTGCAGTCCGATGACCTTAAATTAAACCCCCAAAATGAGATTTCGTTCAGCCGGAAATAGGGCTCCTGGTAGAATTGTGAATCGAAAAATCACTTGCAATGATTATGGAGGACACAAAGACCATTGCAACCTGGCCTGTCTCAAAGTGTCAAAAGATGTAGAACGCTTTATGGAATTGGCAATTTCTCATCGTTTTCTCGAGATTGGCAGAACCGATGTATGCAGAAGTGTGGAAACAAACTCAAATGGACGGGTGAAGAATAAACCGCCTTTGACAAACTAAAATTAGCCAAAAATGCAAGTGGATTTTATCCTAGATACTGATGCCTCAGATCATGCGATTGTTGCTGAACTATTGCAGATCCAAAACGGCGAAGAGAAAGTGGTTGCTTATGGTTGTTATACATTAACAAAAGAGCAGAAAAACTACTGCAGGAGAAGAAAAGGAATCCTTGCTGTAGTGAGATTTACCCGACAGATTAAGCAATACTCGTTGGAAAAACCATTCAAGGTTAGGAATGATCATTCGCGTCTAACTTGGCTTGTCAATGTCAAACAACCACAGGGTCAACTGGCAATATGGATTGAGGAACTGTCTCAGTACAGTATTGTACTGGAACATCGCTTGAGGTGGAAGCATAAGAATGCGGTCGCACTTTCTAGGTGACCTCACCCTGACATAGGTAACATGTTCCAGGCTGGTATACCGGTGACTCCCTTGTGGTGGGTGCAAGTATTGCAATAACGCAGACAACCAGTGGGGTACCTTTACCCGGGACATGGCCATTTTAGGATCAGCGCAGAAAATGAGATTGGGGAAGGTAATGCCTTCAGGAATCCAGTGCCCGTGAACGTCTGTGCTTTTGAAACTGCTTACCAATCTCGTTGTGTGCCGTGGTCACATAGGGGAAAGGAGGTGGGCTCATATGGTAAAGTAAGCAGTTGTCTCAAAACCACAGTTGAGATTGCGCTGGCAAAGTCATgcgaaatgaaatatttgtaaaatgataGTCAAGGCGAAGGTAACATTGACAAAACGGTCGATTATGTAAGTTTTTCTTATGCTGTATAGTGTAATAAGTACTTATTAACAGCTGACAGGGAAAACTGTAGCAGTAATCTTTTTTGGCGTATAGATTGAACTAATGAGTACAAATGACACCGCAAATGTCCAGGCTTGTGGAACATCTAAACCGGTTGGTATTCAGACTTTGTGGGGATTTCAAATTGAAGATCTAAGAGAACCTCAATCTAGAGACAATGATTTAGGCTTGTAAACGGCCTGGCTGGTCACATCTGTTTCACCCAATGAGATCAATCTTTTCTTAGCAATCCCATGCACAATAGCGCATTGTT
Proteins encoded in this region:
- the LOC128231085 gene encoding uncharacterized protein LOC128231085 — protein: MALIVRTLPAGGFPTDDNIYVLQHSLTVALQQPYSSLTAVLQKPYSSLTAVLQQSYSSLTAVLQQSYRSLTAVLQQYYRSLTAVLQQSYSSLSAAFQQSYSSLTAVLQQSYSSVSAALQKPYNSITEALQQSYSNLTAALQQPYISITEALQQSYSSLTAVLQQSFSSLSAVLQQSYSSLSAALQQPYSSITEALQQSYSSLTAALQQPYSSITEALQQSYSSRLTAVLQQSYSSLTAVSQKPYSSLTAALQHLTAALQQYHRSLTAVLQQSYSSLTAVLQQSYSSLTAVLQQSYSSLTAALQQSYSSLTAVLQQPYSSITEALQQPYSSITEALQKSYSSLTVALQQSYSSITEALQQSYSSLTAALQQSYSSLSAALQQPYSSITESLQQSYSSLTAAALQQSHSSLTVALQQSYSSLSAAFQQSYSSLTAAFQQPYSSLTAVSQNPYSSLSAAFQQSYSSLTAALQQPYSSITESLQQSYSSLTAVLQQYHRILTAALQQPYSSITESLQKSYSSLTAVLQQSYSSLTAALQQPYSSLTAVSQNPYSSLTAVLQQSYSSLTEALQQPYSSLTAVSQNPYRSLTAVLQQSYSSLTAALQQPYSSLTVVLQQSYSSLTAALQQPYSSLTAVSQNPYSSLTAVLQ